Proteins found in one Deltaproteobacteria bacterium genomic segment:
- a CDS encoding cation transporter — MAATTTNSAALATGHADSSGDLRVRLSAGLLSLVVGAALLVAKFAAYQLTNSTAILSDALESIVNVVAAVFALGGLVFAGRPADRNHPYGHGKIEFFSAAFEGGLIAFAAVMIVYEAGASLLHGNPVRQLDLGLAITGGAGLANLALGAFLVRTGRRSQSMTLVADGQHVLSDFWTSVGVIVGLALVRLTNVLWLDPLVAALVGVNLAWTGFRLVRQAAGGLLDEEDTHLLDRLVAALNASVVPGIIRVHNLRAIRSGRFSHIDAHLVVPEFWTVDRAHDAADHFEREVIATCGIEGEIVFHTDPCHRGYCTRCDIDACPVRVEPFRSRPALTVEEIVQPDEFPA, encoded by the coding sequence CATGCCGATTCATCCGGTGATCTGCGCGTGCGGTTGAGCGCCGGGCTGCTTTCGCTCGTGGTCGGCGCGGCGCTGCTGGTCGCCAAGTTCGCTGCGTATCAGCTCACCAACTCGACGGCGATTCTCTCCGATGCGCTGGAGAGCATCGTCAACGTCGTCGCGGCGGTGTTCGCGCTCGGCGGATTGGTCTTCGCCGGCCGTCCGGCCGACCGCAATCATCCCTACGGCCACGGCAAGATCGAGTTCTTCTCCGCCGCCTTCGAAGGCGGACTGATCGCGTTCGCCGCGGTGATGATCGTCTATGAGGCGGGCGCCAGCCTGCTGCACGGCAATCCGGTGCGGCAACTCGACCTCGGTCTCGCCATCACCGGCGGTGCCGGACTCGCGAATCTCGCACTTGGCGCGTTCTTGGTGCGAACCGGCCGTCGCTCGCAGTCGATGACGCTGGTCGCCGACGGGCAGCATGTGCTCTCCGATTTCTGGACCAGCGTCGGCGTCATCGTAGGCTTGGCGTTGGTGCGCCTGACCAATGTGCTGTGGCTGGATCCGCTGGTCGCGGCGCTGGTTGGCGTCAACTTGGCGTGGACCGGATTCCGACTCGTGCGCCAGGCTGCCGGGGGATTGCTTGACGAGGAGGATACTCACCTTCTCGACCGACTGGTCGCCGCGCTCAACGCGAGCGTCGTGCCTGGGATCATTCGCGTGCACAATCTGCGTGCGATCCGGTCGGGGCGGTTCAGTCACATCGACGCCCACCTAGTGGTGCCGGAATTCTGGACCGTGGATCGCGCGCACGACGCCGCCGATCACTTCGAACGCGAGGTCATCGCTACCTGCGGCATCGAGGGCGAGATCGTCTTTCACACCGATCCCTGTCATCGTGGCTACTGTACCCGCTGCGACATCGATGCGTGCCCAGTGCGCGTCGAACCGTTCCGCTCACGCCCCGCGCTGACGGTCGAGGAGATCGTGCAGCCGGATGAATTCCCGGCGTAA
- a CDS encoding alpha/beta hydrolase produces the protein MRLGRYDNPYKCVSYAAIDASVQYESVVLEADDGGLSSGLLHTKGGEQTVVCFMHPKADMSRHYAMPWLLDAGYATFGQNSRWLNNDELCVHEVLLLDVAAGVRFLRNRGFKRIIVCGNSGGGSLYAFYIAQSVTAPPHRLPQTPAGDPFDLNAVELPSVDGYINLAAHLGEGKILMSMIDPSVTDESDPLSCDASLDPFSPDNGYRQPPESSRYAPEFVTRYRAAQRGRVERLDAIARAGLRQRHEARGKIATTDFGKRPWSEQAGALRGAVVCPYMVVYRTEADLRAFDLSLDPSARDAGSLFSYRPDLSNYMEFGFSRVQTPRAWLSTWSALSSNANVVHNGTKITVPSLVIYYSGDNAIFPSDARAAYEALAATDKQLHAIPGDHYGFGVGTQERTGAPQALAKIVAWMRERF, from the coding sequence ATGCGTCTCGGCCGTTACGACAACCCGTACAAGTGCGTGTCTTACGCCGCCATCGACGCGTCGGTTCAGTACGAGTCGGTCGTGCTCGAAGCCGATGACGGTGGGTTGAGCAGCGGCCTGCTCCACACCAAGGGTGGTGAGCAGACTGTCGTCTGCTTCATGCATCCCAAGGCGGACATGAGCCGTCACTACGCGATGCCGTGGCTGCTCGACGCGGGCTACGCCACGTTCGGGCAGAATAGCCGCTGGTTGAACAACGACGAGCTGTGCGTCCACGAGGTGTTGCTGCTCGATGTAGCGGCTGGCGTCCGCTTCCTGCGCAATCGCGGCTTCAAACGCATCATCGTGTGCGGCAACAGTGGCGGCGGATCGCTCTATGCCTTCTACATCGCGCAGTCGGTCACCGCGCCGCCGCATCGGCTGCCGCAGACGCCCGCCGGCGATCCCTTCGATCTCAACGCCGTCGAGCTGCCGTCCGTCGACGGCTACATCAATCTCGCCGCACACCTCGGTGAAGGCAAGATCCTGATGAGCATGATCGATCCGTCGGTCACCGACGAGAGCGATCCGCTGTCATGCGATGCCTCGCTCGATCCGTTCAGTCCCGACAACGGCTATCGACAGCCGCCGGAGTCGAGCCGCTACGCACCCGAGTTCGTCACGCGGTATCGCGCGGCGCAGCGGGGGCGGGTCGAACGGCTCGATGCGATCGCGCGCGCGGGTTTGCGGCAACGCCATGAAGCGCGCGGCAAGATCGCCACCACCGATTTTGGCAAGCGGCCCTGGTCCGAACAAGCGGGCGCCCTGCGCGGTGCGGTCGTCTGTCCGTACATGGTGGTGTACCGCACCGAGGCCGACTTGCGCGCATTCGATTTGTCGCTCGATCCGTCCGCACGCGACGCCGGCAGTTTGTTTTCCTATCGACCGGATCTTTCCAACTACATGGAGTTCGGCTTCTCGCGGGTGCAGACGCCGCGCGCGTGGCTGAGCACGTGGTCGGCGTTGTCGTCCAACGCCAATGTCGTGCACAATGGCACGAAGATCACCGTGCCGTCGTTGGTCATCTACTACAGCGGCGACAACGCGATCTTTCCGTCCGATGCACGCGCCGCGTACGAGGCGCTCGCAGCCACCGATAAGCAGCTCCACGCGATCCCCGGCGACCACTACGGCTTCGGTGTCGGCACGCAAGAGCGCACCGGCGCGCCGCAGGCACTGGCGAAGATCGTCGCGTGGATGCGCGAACGCTTCTGA
- a CDS encoding response regulator, which translates to MDDRTLQVSFLPLADVRGQVLGQLGALRDITASLDAARYSILLTSALSLGVGGILVGFFYVFLGRVEREIAARTQTLRREIAERTRAEAGLRQARDHLESHVQERTIELSLANTQLNVEVADRKRAEVALLHAKEAAEAANRAKSEFLANMSHEIRTPMNGIIGMTELTLNTELTTEQREYLDMVKSSAEALLAVVNDVLDFSKVEAGKLELDAHDFSVRDSLGDTMKTLAVRAAAKGLELACHIPAEVPDALVGDSGRLRQVLVNLVGNALKFTARGEVVVRVSIESAAQDAAHLHFSVSDTGIGIPTDKLPRIFQPFEQADGSTTRRYGGTGLGLAISTRLVELMGGKIWAESEMGAGSTFHFTTSFGISTQPRMERHPRSPAQLRGLPALVVDDNATNRRILYEMLSHWQMRPTAADGGVAAFTELKHAVALGTPFPLVLLDAQMPDMDGFALAEQIRHTPELAGATIMMLSSADLPGDAARCRALGIAAYLAKPLKQSELLAAILTVLGLEAAAPHAADPARSSVVENQPALHILLAEDNAVNQRLVVRILEKRGHTVVVAANGLQAVAAAAREAFDIVLMDVQMPEMDGFEATAAIRASEQHTGAHLPIIALTAHAMKGDDDRCLHAGMDGYVTKPINWDDLFAAIADARKRSISCARIDNAA; encoded by the coding sequence GTGGACGATCGCACGCTGCAGGTGAGCTTCCTCCCCCTCGCGGACGTCCGCGGCCAGGTACTGGGGCAGCTCGGCGCGCTTCGGGATATCACTGCATCTTTAGACGCCGCTCGCTACTCGATACTGCTAACCAGCGCGCTCTCGCTCGGCGTCGGCGGAATCCTGGTGGGATTCTTCTACGTCTTCCTGGGGCGCGTCGAACGCGAAATTGCCGCTCGTACGCAAACGCTACGAAGAGAAATCGCGGAGCGGACGAGGGCTGAGGCCGGCTTGCGACAGGCGCGCGACCACTTGGAATCTCACGTGCAAGAACGCACAATCGAGCTCTCCTTGGCAAACACTCAACTGAACGTGGAGGTCGCCGACCGCAAGCGAGCCGAAGTGGCGTTGCTCCACGCCAAGGAGGCGGCCGAGGCGGCCAACCGGGCGAAGAGCGAGTTCCTCGCCAACATGAGCCACGAGATTCGTACGCCGATGAATGGCATCATCGGCATGACTGAGCTCACGCTCAATACCGAGCTCACTACCGAGCAACGCGAATACCTCGATATGGTGAAGTCGTCCGCCGAGGCACTCCTGGCGGTCGTCAACGATGTCCTCGACTTCTCCAAAGTCGAAGCCGGCAAGCTGGAGTTGGATGCCCACGACTTCAGCGTGCGCGACAGTCTCGGCGATACGATGAAGACCCTGGCCGTGCGCGCCGCCGCCAAGGGGCTGGAGCTGGCGTGTCACATCCCGGCTGAAGTGCCCGATGCGCTGGTCGGCGATTCGGGGCGATTGCGTCAGGTGCTCGTCAATCTGGTGGGCAACGCGCTCAAGTTCACCGCGCGCGGCGAGGTGGTCGTGCGGGTTAGTATCGAGTCCGCCGCGCAGGACGCGGCGCATCTCCACTTCTCCGTCAGCGACACCGGCATCGGCATTCCGACCGACAAGCTGCCGCGTATCTTTCAGCCGTTCGAACAGGCCGACGGCTCGACCACTCGCCGCTATGGCGGCACCGGACTGGGCCTGGCGATCTCGACTCGATTGGTGGAGCTGATGGGCGGGAAGATCTGGGCGGAGAGTGAGATGGGCGCCGGCAGCACCTTCCACTTCACGACCAGCTTTGGGATATCGACGCAGCCGCGGATGGAGCGTCATCCACGGTCGCCAGCGCAGTTGCGCGGGCTGCCGGCGCTCGTTGTCGACGACAACGCCACCAATCGCCGCATCCTCTACGAGATGCTGTCCCACTGGCAGATGCGCCCGACCGCGGCCGACGGCGGCGTGGCCGCCTTCACCGAGCTCAAACACGCCGTTGCGCTCGGCACCCCGTTCCCGCTGGTGCTGCTCGACGCGCAGATGCCCGACATGGATGGGTTCGCGCTGGCCGAGCAGATTCGCCACACCCCGGAGCTCGCCGGGGCCACCATCATGATGCTCTCGTCCGCGGACCTGCCGGGCGACGCGGCGCGCTGTCGCGCCTTGGGCATCGCCGCCTATTTGGCCAAGCCGCTCAAACAGTCCGAACTACTCGCGGCCATTCTCACCGTGTTGGGTCTTGAGGCCGCAGCGCCGCACGCCGCCGACCCAGCTCGCTCGTCCGTCGTTGAGAATCAGCCGGCGCTCCACATCCTGCTGGCGGAGGACAATGCAGTCAATCAACGGCTGGTAGTGCGCATCCTGGAAAAGCGCGGCCACACCGTGGTGGTGGCCGCCAACGGTCTTCAGGCCGTGGCGGCGGCTGCGCGGGAAGCGTTCGACATTGTGCTGATGGACGTGCAGATGCCCGAAATGGACGGCTTCGAAGCCACCGCCGCGATCCGCGCCAGCGAGCAGCACACCGGGGCCCATCTCCCCATCATCGCTCTGACCGCGCATGCCATGAAGGGCGACGACGACCGCTGCTTGCACGCCGGCATGGACGGGTACGTGACTAAGCCGATAAATTGGGACGACCTGTTCGCGGCGATTGCCGACGCGCGCAAGCGGTCGATATCCTGCGCGCGCATCGACAACGCCGCCTGA
- a CDS encoding NADH-quinone oxidoreductase subunit N, protein MIAATPVAWLVLLPVLLLTGTALLVMVTDLWMEGPDRDGLGWLGIVGLAVTAVASITLWNQGETGFGGMMSVDRYALFFNLIFCLAAGLTLLMSMSYLELTDIRVGDYYTLILFATVGMMVMAAATDLIVIFLGLEVMSIAVYVLAGIWRRQLRSTEAALKYFLLGAFATGFLLFGIAMLYGATGSTTLNVIAGHLAKAGGEQRMLATIGMALLLIGFGFKVAAVPFHAWTPDVYEGAPTSITALMAVGVKAAAFAAFTRVFLHGLAGLSGDWSVVLWGLAVLTMTVGNVVAVLQQNIKRMLAYSSIAHAGYLLVGMVANGENGGSAVLFYLLGYALMNLGAFAVVMALGKRGEPNERLEDYAGVGFRHPFLGFAMAIFMLSLAGVPPLVGFAGKFYLFAAAVKSGYIGLAVIGVLNSVVSMYYYVGVLVQMYMTEGSADVPSPTTRPYLLATMLVTVIATILLGVFPSGAYEFARQAFLSLG, encoded by the coding sequence ATGATCGCGGCGACGCCCGTCGCGTGGCTGGTGCTGTTGCCGGTGTTGTTGCTCACCGGCACCGCGCTGCTGGTGATGGTGACGGATCTGTGGATGGAAGGACCGGATCGCGACGGACTCGGCTGGCTGGGCATTGTCGGGCTCGCCGTCACTGCCGTGGCCTCGATCACGCTGTGGAACCAAGGCGAGACCGGCTTCGGCGGCATGATGTCCGTCGATCGCTACGCGCTGTTCTTCAATCTGATCTTCTGCCTCGCCGCCGGTCTGACGCTGCTGATGTCGATGAGTTACCTCGAACTCACCGACATCCGGGTGGGCGACTACTACACGCTCATTTTGTTCGCGACCGTCGGCATGATGGTGATGGCGGCAGCGACGGATCTGATCGTCATCTTTCTCGGCCTGGAAGTGATGTCGATCGCGGTCTACGTACTCGCCGGCATTTGGCGGCGGCAACTGCGCTCGACCGAAGCGGCGCTGAAATACTTCTTGCTCGGCGCGTTCGCCACCGGCTTTCTGCTGTTCGGGATCGCGATGCTCTATGGCGCGACCGGATCGACGACGCTCAACGTCATTGCCGGTCATCTTGCGAAGGCCGGCGGTGAGCAGCGCATGCTCGCGACCATTGGGATGGCGCTGTTGCTGATCGGCTTCGGGTTCAAAGTGGCGGCGGTGCCGTTTCATGCGTGGACCCCCGATGTCTACGAGGGCGCGCCGACGTCGATCACGGCGCTGATGGCCGTGGGCGTGAAAGCCGCCGCCTTTGCCGCGTTCACCCGCGTGTTCCTGCACGGCCTCGCCGGGCTCAGCGGCGATTGGAGCGTGGTGCTGTGGGGACTCGCGGTGCTGACGATGACGGTCGGCAACGTGGTCGCGGTGTTGCAACAGAACATCAAGCGCATGCTGGCCTACTCGAGCATCGCGCACGCCGGCTATCTGCTGGTCGGCATGGTCGCGAACGGCGAGAACGGCGGCAGCGCGGTGTTGTTCTACTTGCTCGGGTACGCGCTGATGAACCTCGGAGCATTCGCCGTCGTCATGGCGTTGGGCAAGCGCGGTGAACCTAACGAGCGTCTCGAAGACTATGCGGGCGTCGGCTTCCGCCATCCGTTTCTCGGCTTCGCGATGGCGATCTTCATGCTGTCGCTGGCTGGCGTGCCGCCGCTGGTTGGGTTTGCCGGTAAGTTCTACCTGTTCGCCGCGGCGGTAAAGTCCGGCTACATCGGACTGGCCGTCATCGGTGTGCTCAATAGCGTGGTGTCGATGTACTACTACGTCGGCGTGCTGGTGCAGATGTACATGACTGAAGGCTCCGCCGATGTGCCGAGTCCAACCACGCGCCCGTATCTGTTGGCAACCATGCTGGTCACGGTGATCGCGACGATCCTGCTCGGCGTGTTCCCGTCCGGCGCCTACGAGTTCGCGCGGCAAGCGTTCCTGTCGCTCGGCTGA
- a CDS encoding NADH-quinone oxidoreductase subunit M, translating to MLTLIVFTPLLAGVFVLCMQREQLNAIRRAAFFLSLIPFALSLDMLLGFDATNGGMQFVESFAWIPQFNIRYQVGVDGLSLWLVLLTTFLTPLVLLAARSDVHKRLKEYMFFMLALETGMLGAFVALDLFLFYVFWEVMLVPMYFLIGVWGGARRIYAAIKFVLFTMVGGLLMLVAILYLATHAQAGQPSFDLLHLYDVSLPMEAQRWLFAAFALAFAIKVPMFPLHTWLPDAHVEAPTGGSVILAGILLKLGTYGFLRFAIPLFPVAAAEATPYIATLAVIGIVYGALVAMVQPDLKKLVAYSSVSHLGFVMLGLFALNPQGVMGGIYQMLNHGLSTGALFLLVGVLYERRHTRLIAEFGGLWKQMPKYAVCFLIVMLSSIGLPGLNGFVGEFLILMGAFKAQPWLAAVATSGVVLGAVYMLWMFQRVMFGPLTNPANATLPDLSSVERAVLIPLLVMIVLMGVYPAPFLSRMEPAVTAYLARIEKKMAAVDAPSAMFAKGAVDP from the coding sequence ATGCTGACGCTGATTGTCTTCACTCCCCTGCTCGCGGGCGTGTTCGTGCTCTGCATGCAGCGCGAGCAGCTCAACGCCATCCGCCGCGCGGCCTTCTTCCTGTCGCTGATCCCGTTCGCCTTGTCGCTCGACATGCTGTTGGGGTTCGATGCGACCAACGGCGGCATGCAGTTCGTCGAGTCGTTCGCCTGGATCCCGCAGTTCAACATTCGCTATCAGGTTGGCGTCGACGGACTGAGTTTGTGGCTGGTGCTGCTGACGACGTTCCTGACTCCGCTGGTGCTATTGGCCGCACGAAGCGACGTTCACAAGCGGCTCAAGGAATACATGTTCTTCATGTTGGCGCTGGAAACCGGGATGCTCGGTGCCTTCGTCGCCCTCGATCTGTTTCTGTTCTACGTGTTCTGGGAAGTGATGCTCGTGCCGATGTACTTCCTCATCGGTGTGTGGGGCGGCGCACGGCGGATCTACGCGGCGATCAAGTTCGTGCTCTTCACCATGGTCGGCGGCCTGCTGATGTTGGTGGCGATTCTGTACCTCGCCACGCACGCGCAGGCGGGGCAACCTTCATTCGACCTGTTGCATCTCTATGATGTGAGCCTGCCGATGGAGGCGCAACGTTGGCTGTTCGCGGCGTTCGCGCTGGCCTTCGCGATTAAGGTGCCGATGTTCCCGCTGCACACCTGGTTGCCCGACGCGCACGTGGAGGCGCCGACCGGTGGCTCGGTGATCCTCGCCGGCATTTTGCTCAAGCTCGGCACCTACGGCTTCCTGCGCTTTGCGATTCCCTTGTTCCCAGTGGCGGCGGCGGAAGCGACTCCGTACATCGCCACGCTGGCCGTGATCGGCATCGTCTACGGTGCGCTGGTGGCGATGGTGCAACCGGATCTGAAGAAGCTGGTGGCGTATTCCTCGGTGAGCCATCTCGGCTTCGTCATGCTCGGATTGTTCGCGCTCAATCCGCAAGGCGTGATGGGCGGCATCTATCAGATGCTCAACCACGGCCTGTCGACCGGCGCGCTGTTCTTGCTCGTCGGCGTCCTGTACGAGCGTCGCCACACGCGACTGATCGCCGAGTTCGGCGGCTTGTGGAAGCAAATGCCGAAGTATGCCGTGTGCTTTCTGATCGTGATGCTGTCGTCGATCGGGTTGCCCGGACTCAACGGCTTCGTCGGCGAGTTTCTGATTCTGATGGGCGCCTTCAAGGCGCAGCCGTGGTTGGCCGCGGTCGCCACCAGCGGCGTGGTCTTGGGTGCCGTCTACATGCTGTGGATGTTCCAGCGGGTGATGTTCGGTCCGTTGACGAATCCCGCCAACGCCACGCTCCCGGATCTCTCCAGCGTCGAGCGCGCGGTGTTGATTCCGCTGCTGGTGATGATCGTGCTGATGGGAGTGTATCCCGCGCCGTTCCTTAGCCGCATGGAGCCGGCGGTGACCGCGTATCTGGCGCGCATCGAGAAAAAGATGGCAGCGGTCGACGCCCCAAGCGCGATGTTCGCCAAAGGAGCGGTGGACCCGTGA